A region of Salinibacter sp. 10B DNA encodes the following proteins:
- the queG gene encoding tRNA epoxyqueuosine(34) reductase QueG, with protein MPGFDATSQERLAQATKLEATRLGFDACGISKAEPLDEEAIRLEQWLLEGRHGTMDWMERNFDKRIDPTKLVDGAESVISVLHNYYQPTDHPDDPEVGKISRYAWGTDYHEVMKEKLYLLYQWLQEAVDAEINGRAFVDSAPVMDKAWAKRSGLGWQGKHSNVLNRETGSFFFLGELIVSVPMDTDDPMADYCGSCTRCIDACPTDAIYEPYAVDANRCISYLTIEHGPDDVPDGLQPDVGNWLFGCDICQDVCPWNKFSQPTDEERYLPREGVTDTALEDWAEMNLDEFERRFEASPVKRATFDGFKRNVRNAIQNALNRRADDSS; from the coding sequence ATGCCCGGATTCGACGCCACCAGCCAAGAGCGACTGGCCCAGGCCACGAAGCTAGAGGCCACCCGTCTCGGCTTCGACGCGTGCGGCATTTCCAAGGCTGAGCCGCTCGACGAGGAGGCGATTCGGCTGGAGCAGTGGCTGCTGGAGGGCCGCCACGGCACCATGGACTGGATGGAGCGCAACTTCGACAAGCGCATCGATCCCACGAAGCTGGTGGACGGCGCCGAGTCCGTTATCTCGGTGCTGCACAACTACTATCAGCCCACCGATCATCCCGACGATCCGGAGGTCGGCAAAATCAGCCGGTACGCCTGGGGCACCGACTACCACGAGGTGATGAAGGAGAAGCTGTACCTCCTCTACCAGTGGCTGCAGGAGGCAGTGGACGCCGAGATCAACGGCCGCGCCTTCGTCGACAGTGCGCCGGTAATGGACAAGGCGTGGGCGAAGCGGAGCGGCCTGGGATGGCAGGGCAAGCACTCGAACGTCCTCAACCGCGAGACCGGCTCGTTCTTCTTCCTCGGCGAGCTCATCGTGAGCGTGCCGATGGACACCGACGATCCGATGGCCGACTACTGCGGCTCCTGCACGCGCTGCATCGACGCGTGCCCCACCGACGCCATCTACGAGCCCTACGCCGTGGACGCCAACCGGTGCATCTCGTACCTCACCATCGAGCACGGCCCCGACGACGTGCCCGACGGCCTCCAGCCCGACGTGGGAAACTGGCTCTTCGGCTGCGACATCTGCCAGGACGTGTGCCCGTGGAATAAATTCAGCCAGCCGACCGACGAGGAGCGGTATCTGCCGCGCGAAGGGGTGACGGACACGGCGCTGGAGGACTGGGCGGAGATGAACCTGGACGAGTTCGAGCGTCGCTTTGAGGCCAGCCCCGTAAAGCGCGCCACGTTCGACGGCTTCAAGCGCAACGTGCGCAATGCGATCCAGAATGCCCTGAACCGACGGGCAGACGACTCCTCTTGA
- a CDS encoding Uma2 family endonuclease: MATTVASRPSSEVDNEPSAGPRRFTQEEYFRMVEVGILDEDDRTELLDGHIVEMVAQNAPHRAAVIKATELLVDRLRAAPYVVQTQSTLPLDCHNVPESDLAVLSGTADDLLEGEPDEIPLIVEVADTSLEKDRTTKLRCYATNGIPEYWIVNLQNDTIEVYREPADGEYRQRETMTRDGSVTPLFDDLLSFEVGVVLPQDPSDEEE, encoded by the coding sequence ATGGCTACAACCGTCGCTTCACGTCCCTCGTCCGAGGTTGATAACGAGCCGTCTGCAGGCCCCCGCCGGTTCACGCAGGAGGAGTATTTCCGGATGGTAGAGGTCGGCATTCTCGATGAAGACGACCGGACCGAGCTCCTGGATGGTCACATCGTAGAAATGGTTGCCCAAAACGCTCCTCATCGTGCCGCCGTCATCAAAGCGACCGAGCTTCTGGTCGACCGTCTTCGCGCCGCGCCGTACGTCGTCCAGACGCAATCGACCCTTCCGCTCGACTGCCACAACGTGCCGGAGTCGGATCTTGCCGTGTTGAGCGGAACAGCCGATGATCTTCTGGAGGGGGAGCCGGACGAGATTCCCCTGATTGTGGAGGTGGCAGACACCTCACTGGAGAAGGATCGAACGACGAAGCTCCGGTGCTATGCGACGAACGGGATTCCGGAATATTGGATCGTCAATCTCCAGAACGACACGATTGAGGTCTACCGAGAGCCCGCCGATGGAGAATACCGGCAGCGTGAGACGATGACGCGGGACGGGTCGGTCACGCCGCTCTTCGACGATTTGCTATCGTTTGAGGTGGGGGTAGTGCTTCCGCAGGATCCGTCCGACGAAGAGGAGTAG
- a CDS encoding MFS transporter: MATSHTAHDVEVEDQAGYWALVSGNKNFRRLWIGNLISLLGDWFNTIALYVLITELTGSPLALGAVFITKMLPWAISAPLAGVLVDRYNRRRLMIGMDVLRAVIVLGFLLIDQPAEVPWLYVLLTAQVVAGAVFNPAKSAALPNITTPRELLTANALMSATWSTMLAVGAALGGFAVEALGTEAVFWIDSATYVLSAVFIIGTTIPQDTEPAQTSLLRSAAREVMDGWQHLRAHPRIGRFAFAKATWAVAGGSLVYMLALLGDRIAPSALAAGIGILYMARGIGTGIGPIVVRALFPERHQWPVVIGGAVMISGLCYVGIGLVPWSSSLSIIALVCTLVVLGHAASGGNWVLSTVILQKRTEDRYRGRVFSTDWLFVMTAESMSILVGSALLEVGWLTLESAVLAFAGLQMACGLGWLLVVVPREWRDERAEAAADGGPRTAEYGA, encoded by the coding sequence ATGGCCACATCCCACACCGCACACGACGTTGAGGTCGAGGACCAGGCCGGATACTGGGCACTTGTCTCCGGCAACAAAAACTTCCGGCGCCTCTGGATCGGGAATCTCATCTCCTTGCTGGGCGACTGGTTCAACACCATCGCTCTCTACGTCCTCATTACCGAGCTCACCGGCTCGCCCCTGGCGCTGGGGGCCGTGTTCATCACCAAGATGTTGCCCTGGGCCATCTCGGCGCCGCTGGCCGGGGTCCTTGTGGACCGCTACAACCGGCGGCGGCTCATGATCGGGATGGACGTGCTGCGGGCCGTAATCGTGTTGGGCTTTCTGCTCATCGACCAGCCGGCGGAGGTGCCCTGGCTCTACGTGCTGCTGACGGCACAGGTCGTGGCGGGGGCGGTCTTCAACCCGGCCAAGAGCGCCGCGCTCCCCAACATCACCACGCCGCGGGAGCTCCTCACAGCCAATGCGCTCATGTCGGCCACGTGGTCGACAATGCTCGCGGTGGGGGCGGCCCTCGGCGGCTTTGCCGTGGAGGCGCTGGGGACAGAAGCGGTGTTTTGGATCGATAGTGCGACCTACGTCCTCTCAGCCGTCTTCATCATCGGAACCACCATTCCACAGGACACCGAGCCTGCCCAGACCTCCCTCCTCCGATCCGCCGCTCGTGAGGTGATGGACGGCTGGCAGCACCTCCGCGCTCATCCCCGCATTGGGCGGTTTGCCTTTGCGAAGGCGACCTGGGCGGTGGCGGGGGGATCTCTCGTCTACATGCTCGCGCTTCTGGGCGATCGGATTGCGCCCTCTGCCCTGGCTGCGGGCATCGGCATTCTCTACATGGCCCGCGGCATTGGCACCGGCATCGGGCCCATCGTGGTGCGCGCCCTCTTTCCCGAGCGGCATCAGTGGCCGGTCGTCATCGGCGGGGCCGTGATGATTAGCGGGCTGTGCTACGTGGGCATCGGCCTCGTGCCGTGGTCGTCGAGCCTGTCGATCATCGCGCTCGTCTGTACGCTCGTGGTGCTGGGGCACGCCGCCAGCGGAGGCAACTGGGTCCTCAGCACGGTCATCTTGCAGAAGCGGACGGAGGACCGATACCGGGGGCGGGTGTTCTCGACGGACTGGCTCTTCGTTATGACCGCCGAGTCGATGTCGATTCTCGTGGGCAGTGCGCTGCTGGAGGTCGGCTGGCTGACGCTAGAGAGCGCAGTGCTGGCGTTTGCCGGGCTGCAGATGGCCTGTGGATTGGGCTGGCTCCTTGTGGTGGTGCCGCGCGAGTGGCGGGACGAGCGGGCGGAGGCAGCTGCGGACGGCGGACCGCGGACCGCCGAATATGGTGCCTGA
- a CDS encoding dienelactone hydrolase family protein, protein MPSSDHPHQDQPLLDRGVPLSEASAVMILLHGRGASARGILSLSDELSMPDVAYLAPQAAQRSWYPESFMAPIENNEPALSSALKVVSDTIAKVTDAGLSEEEIVLCGFSQGACLATEYAARNPQRYGGVVGLSGGLIGPEDTTFDYEGTLDGTPVFLGCSDQDPYIPLERVEETADVLRGMSATVTKRIYEGMGHTTNEDEIQHIRSLLGRYVDVPSTVETADDDDDEE, encoded by the coding sequence ATGCCTTCCTCCGACCATCCTCATCAGGACCAGCCCCTCCTCGACCGCGGCGTTCCGCTCTCGGAGGCCTCTGCGGTCATGATCCTCCTCCATGGGCGCGGCGCCTCGGCCCGCGGCATCCTGAGTCTGTCCGACGAGTTGAGCATGCCCGACGTGGCGTACCTCGCTCCGCAGGCCGCACAACGCTCCTGGTACCCCGAGTCGTTCATGGCGCCGATTGAGAACAACGAACCGGCGCTGAGCTCGGCGCTCAAGGTTGTGTCCGACACGATTGCAAAAGTCACCGACGCTGGACTGAGCGAGGAAGAGATCGTCCTGTGTGGGTTTTCGCAGGGCGCCTGTCTGGCCACCGAGTATGCCGCCCGCAATCCGCAGCGATACGGCGGCGTCGTGGGACTCAGCGGCGGTCTCATCGGTCCGGAGGACACGACGTTCGACTACGAGGGCACCCTCGACGGCACGCCCGTCTTTCTCGGCTGCAGCGACCAGGATCCCTACATTCCGCTGGAACGAGTGGAGGAAACGGCCGATGTGCTTCGAGGCATGAGCGCGACGGTCACGAAGCGGATCTACGAGGGCATGGGACACACGACGAACGAGGACGAGATCCAGCACATCCGGTCGCTGCTGGGCCGGTACGTCGACGTGCCCTCCACAGTCGAAACGGCCGATGATGATGACGATGAGGAGTAG
- the purF gene encoding amidophosphoribosyltransferase, giving the protein MSDAVQDHCGIFGIFNHPEAARHTYYGLHALQHRGQESAGIATSTFDEKQQEPVMPVHKDFGLVLDVFDDPDLFEKQLLGDASIGHNRYSTSGSSANRANIQPLVVHHRKGNLALSHNGNLSNARELRKSFSERGTLFQTTSDSELILHLTAQSRRQNHLDQIIDALMQIEGAYSLLLLTDDHMIAVRDPNGFRPLALGRMDTPDTHEGSAYCVASETCAFDMIDAEYVRDIEPGEVLVIDREGCANEGDFESHEIPTKFGVSQCVFEYVYFSRPDSQIFGEMVDKVRRQLGIQLAQEAPIPEEANDDEKTPIVVPVPDSANTSTLGFAEECQEMGRRCRFDLGLIRNHYVGRTFIAPGQDRREMKVRCKFNTVQGLLEDRTVVVLDDSIVRGTTARYLVDMLRDSGAKSVHFRVTSPPVISPCFYGMDFPDAEELLANRFDSIEDMRDYLGVDSLAYLSVEGLMKAVNRANDNHLGYCNACFTGDYPVPVNKDMTKEEFDWQAPAPRA; this is encoded by the coding sequence ATGAGCGACGCCGTCCAAGACCACTGTGGCATCTTCGGCATTTTCAATCACCCTGAGGCCGCCCGGCATACGTACTACGGGCTCCATGCCCTGCAGCACCGGGGACAGGAGTCGGCGGGCATCGCCACTTCCACCTTCGACGAGAAGCAGCAGGAGCCGGTTATGCCGGTCCACAAGGACTTTGGCCTTGTGCTCGACGTCTTCGACGACCCAGACCTCTTCGAAAAGCAGTTGCTGGGAGACGCAAGCATTGGCCATAATCGATACTCCACGAGTGGCTCTTCGGCCAACCGGGCCAATATTCAGCCCCTCGTCGTCCACCACCGGAAAGGCAACCTCGCCCTCTCGCACAACGGCAACCTGTCCAACGCCCGCGAGCTTCGGAAAAGCTTTAGCGAGCGCGGCACCCTCTTCCAGACCACCAGCGACAGCGAGCTGATTCTGCACCTCACGGCCCAGAGCCGACGGCAGAATCACCTCGATCAGATCATCGACGCGCTGATGCAGATCGAGGGCGCCTACTCGCTGCTCCTGCTCACGGACGACCACATGATCGCCGTCCGCGACCCGAACGGCTTCCGTCCGCTGGCCCTGGGCCGCATGGACACGCCCGATACCCACGAGGGCTCCGCCTACTGCGTCGCCAGCGAGACGTGCGCCTTCGACATGATCGACGCGGAGTACGTGCGCGACATCGAGCCGGGCGAGGTGCTGGTCATCGACCGCGAGGGCTGTGCCAACGAGGGCGACTTTGAGAGCCACGAGATCCCGACCAAGTTCGGCGTCAGCCAGTGCGTCTTCGAGTACGTCTACTTCTCACGGCCGGACTCGCAGATCTTCGGCGAAATGGTGGACAAGGTCCGCCGACAACTCGGCATTCAGCTCGCCCAGGAGGCCCCGATTCCCGAAGAAGCCAACGACGACGAAAAGACGCCGATCGTGGTGCCGGTGCCGGACTCTGCCAACACCTCCACGCTCGGCTTTGCGGAAGAATGCCAGGAGATGGGCCGCCGCTGTCGGTTCGACCTCGGCCTCATCCGCAATCACTACGTGGGGCGCACGTTTATCGCTCCGGGCCAGGACCGCCGCGAGATGAAGGTCCGATGTAAGTTCAACACCGTGCAGGGCCTGCTGGAGGACCGCACCGTCGTCGTGCTCGACGACAGTATCGTGCGGGGCACCACCGCGCGCTACCTCGTCGACATGCTGCGCGACTCCGGGGCCAAGAGCGTCCACTTCCGCGTCACGTCTCCCCCGGTCATCAGCCCCTGCTTCTACGGCATGGACTTCCCGGACGCCGAGGAGCTGCTGGCCAACCGGTTCGACAGCATCGAGGACATGCGGGACTACCTCGGCGTCGATTCGCTGGCGTACCTCTCCGTCGAGGGCCTCATGAAGGCCGTAAACCGCGCCAACGACAACCACCTCGGCTACTGCAATGCCTGCTTCACCGGTGACTATCCGGTCCCTGTCAACAAGGACATGACGAAAGAGGAGTTCGACTGGCAAGCCCCCGCGCCGCGAGCGTAG
- a CDS encoding TonB-dependent receptor: MDFISRARLLALLLVSLALFSAPSAWAQQTGRLTGQVVSEESGEPLVGATVALWTETAEDSTLVTGTATGSDGGFVLEADPGPRYVLRISYVGFANRRFPNTRPTTGEGTDLGTIRLASETTQAGEVEVMADRPAARMETDRNVYNTSDQTLSAGGSARSVLEDLPSVRIDMDGSISFRGSESVSLHINGEPASLQGQSLVSYLESLSADAVERVEIIPNPSAKYDPTGMAGIINVVLKHDLAAGWNGGMTLGTERDANARWGGNASGNVGYQSGGWRAMATYSHRRDSEEDSDARFLEQLNADSPNRLTEQSGQEEEQDRSHSLNTQVEYSFSENTSFDLETTFSYRGDEETGTTEYWEYRSSTTPENRQDRYARVTESENLDRSIDGRLGVDHEFGQGHTLSAQLRYDREFETEDGLYKVFGYENGTRRPAPRTQELETLNEDEQDGSLKLDYERSLGDFALETGYKGTLRRLDNDQTFEGTETTFTFDEQIHAAYATVNRGFGDVSLEAGLRAETVGTAFDLSGTGTTKSSYVSLYPSAFLTYKPSPRRQARLSYSKRVDRPNLWHISPLEDNEDPTFRREGNPGLDPEYIHSFELSMTQRWGIGSVTLTPYVRHTVNEIERVPRQETNENGETVIVLRAENLSSSTAYGTEVVGTYSIGEWLQGRLNGSVYRSVTDGSNLTTDRSQDALLYSGRANLRIKLRDGLQLQMSQFYRPAREIPPQGRMDAFSSTEMGLRQQLFGGNGSLTLRVDDLFDQTQMNIWYRDEDVFQDSNFQWGRREVSLAFQYTFGSGSQDGGRDRRRRR; the protein is encoded by the coding sequence ATGGACTTCATTTCGAGAGCACGTCTGCTCGCCCTTCTCCTCGTCTCCCTCGCCCTCTTTTCCGCCCCCTCAGCTTGGGCCCAGCAGACGGGTCGCCTCACGGGTCAAGTCGTAAGTGAGGAGTCGGGCGAACCGCTCGTGGGAGCCACCGTCGCGCTCTGGACCGAGACGGCAGAGGACTCGACGCTGGTAACGGGCACGGCCACCGGCTCGGACGGTGGGTTCGTTCTGGAGGCCGATCCCGGCCCCCGATACGTGCTCCGGATCAGCTACGTCGGCTTTGCCAACCGCCGCTTTCCCAACACGCGCCCGACGACGGGAGAAGGGACGGACCTCGGGACCATTCGCCTCGCCTCCGAAACGACGCAGGCCGGAGAGGTTGAAGTCATGGCCGACCGGCCCGCGGCCCGAATGGAAACGGACCGAAACGTCTACAACACGTCCGACCAGACGCTGAGCGCTGGCGGGTCGGCCCGGTCGGTACTGGAGGACCTCCCCTCGGTGCGGATCGACATGGACGGAAGCATCAGCTTTCGAGGGAGTGAGAGCGTCTCCCTCCACATCAACGGAGAACCCGCGTCTCTGCAGGGACAGAGCCTGGTAAGCTACCTGGAAAGTCTCTCGGCCGATGCGGTGGAGCGGGTAGAGATCATCCCGAATCCCTCGGCAAAATACGACCCGACGGGCATGGCCGGAATTATCAATGTCGTGCTCAAACACGACCTGGCCGCTGGCTGGAACGGCGGCATGACGCTCGGCACCGAACGGGACGCCAACGCACGGTGGGGCGGCAACGCTTCGGGAAATGTGGGCTACCAGTCCGGGGGCTGGCGGGCGATGGCAACCTATTCCCACCGCCGCGACAGTGAGGAGGATTCCGATGCTCGCTTTCTCGAACAGCTCAACGCCGACTCCCCCAACCGGCTTACGGAGCAGTCCGGTCAGGAGGAAGAGCAAGACCGCTCCCACTCCCTTAACACGCAGGTGGAGTACTCTTTCTCAGAGAACACCTCGTTCGACCTGGAGACGACCTTCAGCTATCGCGGAGATGAGGAAACGGGCACAACAGAATACTGGGAATACCGTAGCTCGACCACACCGGAGAACCGGCAGGACCGCTACGCCCGCGTGACCGAGTCCGAAAATCTCGACCGCAGCATTGACGGACGCCTCGGGGTTGACCATGAGTTTGGGCAGGGACATACCCTGAGTGCCCAGCTCCGCTACGACCGCGAATTCGAAACCGAGGATGGCCTCTACAAGGTATTCGGCTACGAAAATGGCACCCGCCGCCCCGCTCCCCGCACCCAGGAACTGGAGACGCTCAATGAAGACGAGCAGGACGGCTCCCTGAAGCTCGACTACGAACGGTCTCTCGGGGACTTTGCCCTGGAAACGGGGTACAAGGGCACGCTTCGCCGCCTCGACAACGACCAAACCTTCGAAGGAACCGAGACGACCTTTACGTTCGACGAGCAAATCCATGCGGCCTACGCAACCGTAAACCGCGGCTTCGGGGACGTGAGCCTGGAGGCAGGCCTGCGCGCCGAAACTGTGGGGACCGCCTTCGACCTCAGCGGCACGGGAACCACCAAAAGCTCGTACGTGAGCCTGTATCCGAGTGCCTTCCTCACCTACAAGCCCAGCCCCCGACGCCAGGCGCGCCTCTCCTACAGCAAACGTGTGGATCGGCCCAACCTCTGGCACATTAGCCCCCTAGAGGACAACGAAGACCCCACGTTTCGGCGCGAGGGCAACCCCGGACTCGACCCGGAATACATCCACTCTTTTGAGCTGAGCATGACGCAGCGATGGGGAATTGGCTCAGTCACCCTCACGCCGTACGTACGCCACACGGTAAATGAGATCGAGCGCGTCCCCCGACAGGAAACCAACGAGAATGGAGAGACCGTGATTGTCCTCCGGGCCGAAAATCTCTCCTCAAGCACCGCCTACGGCACCGAGGTGGTCGGGACCTATAGCATCGGGGAGTGGCTCCAGGGACGGCTGAATGGGAGCGTCTACCGGTCCGTGACCGACGGATCGAACCTGACGACTGACCGTAGCCAGGACGCTCTCCTTTACTCGGGACGTGCCAACCTACGGATCAAACTGCGGGACGGCCTGCAGTTGCAGATGAGCCAGTTTTACCGTCCGGCCCGCGAGATTCCGCCCCAGGGCCGAATGGACGCTTTTTCCAGCACGGAAATGGGCCTCCGGCAACAGCTCTTCGGGGGCAACGGAAGCCTCACCCTGCG